A part of Micromonospora chersina genomic DNA contains:
- a CDS encoding tyrosine-type recombinase/integrase — translation MVLAYGGLRIGETLCLRRRHVDVPDGRMIVAESVAQLPGGPIIDTPKSHQRRELALPAFVVDRLRQHLAELPDDPDAILFPGRQQRTAGRPQSYNGWKYRFDRAVERAGLTDLIPHDLRATHGGWVADSHGVLVAARRLGHSNASVTTRHYARAVDGRDAEVAAFLDRARKAKDHSGGARNGHAGESEPPTGREKRS, via the coding sequence CTGGTCCTCGCCTACGGCGGGCTGCGGATCGGGGAAACGCTGTGCCTGCGCCGCCGGCACGTCGACGTGCCGGATGGTCGGATGATCGTGGCCGAGTCGGTGGCCCAGCTCCCCGGTGGCCCGATCATCGACACCCCGAAGAGTCACCAGCGGCGGGAACTGGCTCTGCCGGCCTTCGTGGTCGACCGGCTCCGACAGCACCTCGCCGAGCTGCCCGATGACCCGGACGCGATCCTCTTCCCTGGCCGGCAGCAGCGGACCGCCGGCCGGCCGCAGAGCTACAACGGCTGGAAGTACCGATTTGACCGGGCGGTCGAGCGGGCGGGCCTGACCGACCTGATCCCTCACGACCTTCGGGCGACGCACGGTGGCTGGGTGGCTGATTCTCATGGCGTCCTGGTCGCCGCCCGCCGGCTGGGTCACTCCAACGCCAGCGTCACGACTCGCCACTACGCCCGAGCTGTCGACGGCCGGGACGCCGAGGTGGCCGCCTTCCTCGACCGGGCACGGAAGGCCAAAGATCATTCCGGAGGGGCACGCAACGGGCACGCGGGGGAGTCCGAGCCGCCGACCGGGAGAGAAAAGCGGTCCTGA
- a CDS encoding epoxide hydrolase family protein, translated as MSNGNDVRPFRLDTPDEALADLRRRVEATRWPSRELVDDRSQGVQLATVQELARYWTSGYDWRACEAKLNALPQFTTSIDGVDIHFIHVRSKHEDALPLIMTHGWPGSVVELLGSVGPLTDPTAHGGAAEDAFHLVLPSLPGYGFSAEPTELGWNSNRIAQAWAQLMDRLGYPRYVAQGGDVGASVTDAMGRQAPEGLVGIHLTLLAGAIGIKDKLPANTEQERAAHGALETFMKDGFGYFLEQSTRPQTIGYSLLDSPVGLAAWMLDHDTDSYYKISRAFVDGEPVGRLTRDSVVDNITLYWLTGTGASSARWYWEAGRFLAAAAASGQAPPPVSVPVGFTAFPGEIWAAPRSWAETVYPGLAYFNEVEKGGHFAAWEEPELFATEVRAAFRPLRQS; from the coding sequence ATGTCCAACGGCAACGACGTCCGTCCGTTCCGGCTCGACACGCCCGACGAAGCGCTTGCCGATCTGCGCCGCCGGGTCGAGGCCACCCGCTGGCCGAGCCGGGAGCTGGTCGACGACCGTTCCCAGGGCGTGCAGCTGGCGACGGTCCAGGAGCTGGCCCGCTACTGGACCAGCGGCTACGACTGGCGCGCCTGCGAGGCGAAGCTGAACGCGCTGCCGCAGTTCACGACCTCCATCGACGGCGTCGACATCCACTTCATCCACGTGCGCTCGAAGCACGAGGACGCCCTGCCGCTGATCATGACGCACGGCTGGCCCGGCTCCGTCGTCGAGCTGCTCGGATCCGTCGGCCCGCTCACCGACCCGACCGCGCACGGCGGCGCCGCCGAGGACGCGTTCCACCTGGTGCTGCCGTCCCTGCCCGGCTACGGCTTCTCAGCCGAGCCGACCGAGCTCGGCTGGAATTCCAACCGGATCGCCCAGGCGTGGGCGCAGCTGATGGACCGCCTCGGCTACCCGCGCTACGTCGCGCAGGGGGGCGACGTGGGCGCCTCCGTCACGGACGCGATGGGCCGTCAGGCGCCCGAAGGGCTGGTCGGCATCCACCTCACCCTGCTGGCCGGGGCGATCGGCATCAAGGACAAGCTGCCGGCGAACACCGAGCAGGAGCGCGCGGCGCACGGCGCGCTCGAGACCTTCATGAAGGACGGCTTCGGCTACTTCCTGGAGCAGTCCACCCGACCGCAGACGATTGGCTACTCGCTGCTGGACTCGCCCGTCGGGCTGGCGGCCTGGATGCTCGACCACGACACGGACAGTTACTACAAGATCTCCCGCGCGTTCGTCGACGGCGAGCCGGTGGGCCGTCTCACCCGGGACAGCGTCGTCGACAACATCACGCTGTACTGGTTGACCGGTACGGGTGCGTCGTCCGCCCGGTGGTACTGGGAGGCCGGCCGGTTCCTGGCCGCGGCCGCGGCGTCCGGCCAGGCGCCGCCGCCGGTCTCGGTTCCGGTCGGCTTCACCGCGTTCCCCGGCGAGATCTGGGCTGCCCCGCGCAGCTGGGCAGAGACGGTCTACCCCGGTCTCGCCTACTTCAACGAGGTGGAGAAGGGTGGCCACTTCGCCGCCTGGGAGGAGCCGGAGCTGTTCGCGACCGAGGTGCGGGCCGCGTTCCGGCCCCTGCGGCAGTCCTGA
- a CDS encoding putative bifunctional diguanylate cyclase/phosphodiesterase codes for MSGRGQPRRRTSEDAWIITAPMALFAVACATVTGLLADHPFGRWPQAALFLVLMVAAGLPLLNLVVRRQTSAVTLTELPLVLALFFLPPLSVVVIYSLATLVTNIRHRLSAPKVWFNVARAAAGTSLAVLVLQALPPLTEVEPRTWISIAAAVSMVLLVSVVSVVAVHTLLNGWQTGRGAVRSVKTALLTAAINVTVGLIVLILVRSTGWSVLLLAALGAGLVPVYRSYAQFFRQHRTLTDLYELTRAVMESGQTGTLADALLGRVRALMQAEYATLWLPAQGRHPETLLTARVDDPGLLDVAKTPQALREKVRDARRTVAVGRGVTTDGEFRTELGEQRVKDVVVVPLRSGPVVIGTLEVANRLGDGNHFTQADIAVFETVAAHAAVALENSRLVDRLRHDAEHDALTKLPNRRRVTAAMTEAVRIAAPGEVVALLLFDVDRLRQVNESLGHAAGDKVLVEVAERLRACAPSSALVGRAGGDEFLVTLRLESTEAALELAGQLREQIRDEMVFDALTLDVDTVVGVAVHPDHGSDAAALLQRVDLAATAAKSVPGSVQLYSPALESRSLRRLGLAGDLRRALDDGELEVYFQPKVTLRDRRLVGVECLARWEHPAHGTVVPDDFVAVAEHTGQLGRLTEFVLRESLRRSRDWSHGGQALAISVNLAARTLTDQHFPALVRDLLDEYGVPPQRLTLEITEAGVLDGTERPIPTLKRLRDLGVRLSVDDFGTGNSSLAQLRRLPVHEVKVDRSFVQGMATDPGDLAIVNAVVTLSQQFGLAVVAEGVESELTLELLQDIGCEIGQGFLFSRPLPYERLEAWFGAQVDPETIAAGELPRLRVVP; via the coding sequence ATGAGCGGTCGCGGTCAGCCACGGCGCAGGACGTCCGAGGACGCCTGGATCATCACGGCGCCGATGGCCCTGTTCGCCGTGGCCTGCGCCACGGTGACCGGCCTGCTCGCCGATCACCCCTTCGGCCGCTGGCCGCAGGCGGCGCTCTTCCTGGTCCTGATGGTCGCGGCCGGGCTGCCGCTGCTGAATCTCGTCGTCCGCCGGCAGACGTCGGCCGTCACGCTGACCGAGTTGCCGCTGGTGCTGGCACTCTTCTTCCTGCCACCGCTCAGCGTCGTCGTCATCTACTCGCTTGCCACGCTCGTCACGAACATCCGGCACCGCCTGTCGGCGCCGAAGGTCTGGTTCAACGTGGCCCGGGCCGCGGCCGGCACCTCGCTGGCCGTCCTGGTGCTCCAGGCGCTCCCGCCGCTCACGGAGGTGGAGCCGCGGACCTGGATCAGCATCGCCGCCGCAGTCAGCATGGTGCTGCTGGTCAGCGTCGTCAGCGTGGTCGCGGTGCACACCCTCCTCAACGGGTGGCAGACCGGCCGCGGGGCCGTCCGCAGCGTCAAGACCGCGTTGCTGACGGCAGCGATCAACGTGACGGTCGGGCTGATCGTGCTGATCCTGGTGCGCAGCACCGGGTGGTCGGTGCTGCTGCTCGCCGCACTCGGCGCCGGGCTGGTGCCGGTCTACCGGTCGTACGCGCAGTTCTTCCGGCAGCACCGCACCCTGACCGACCTCTACGAGCTGACCCGCGCGGTGATGGAGAGCGGGCAGACCGGCACGCTGGCCGACGCCCTGCTCGGCCGGGTGCGGGCCCTCATGCAGGCCGAGTACGCGACGCTCTGGCTCCCGGCCCAGGGGCGGCACCCGGAGACCCTGCTGACCGCTCGGGTGGACGACCCGGGGCTGCTGGACGTGGCGAAGACCCCGCAGGCGCTCCGGGAGAAGGTGCGGGACGCCCGCCGTACGGTCGCGGTCGGCCGGGGCGTGACCACGGACGGCGAGTTCCGGACGGAGCTGGGGGAGCAGCGGGTCAAGGACGTCGTGGTGGTGCCGCTGCGCTCCGGCCCGGTGGTGATCGGCACCCTGGAGGTGGCCAACCGGCTCGGTGACGGCAACCACTTCACCCAGGCGGACATCGCGGTCTTCGAGACCGTCGCCGCGCACGCCGCGGTCGCCCTGGAGAACTCGCGGCTGGTCGACCGACTGCGGCACGACGCCGAGCACGACGCGCTGACCAAGCTGCCCAACCGACGGCGGGTCACCGCGGCCATGACCGAGGCGGTCCGGATCGCGGCGCCCGGCGAGGTGGTGGCGCTGCTGCTCTTCGACGTCGACCGGCTGCGCCAGGTCAACGAGTCGCTCGGCCACGCGGCCGGTGACAAGGTCCTCGTCGAGGTGGCCGAGCGGCTGCGCGCCTGCGCGCCCTCCTCGGCCCTGGTCGGTCGGGCCGGCGGCGACGAGTTCCTGGTGACGCTGCGGCTGGAGAGCACCGAGGCGGCGCTGGAACTGGCCGGCCAGTTGCGTGAGCAGATCCGCGACGAGATGGTCTTCGACGCGCTCACCCTGGACGTGGACACCGTGGTGGGGGTGGCCGTCCATCCCGACCACGGCAGCGACGCGGCGGCCCTGCTCCAGCGGGTCGACCTGGCCGCCACGGCCGCCAAGTCGGTCCCGGGCAGCGTGCAGCTCTACAGCCCGGCGCTGGAGTCCCGGTCGCTGCGCCGGCTGGGCCTCGCCGGCGACCTGCGCCGGGCGCTGGACGACGGGGAGCTGGAGGTCTACTTCCAGCCCAAGGTCACGCTGCGGGACCGGCGCCTGGTCGGGGTGGAGTGCCTGGCCCGCTGGGAGCACCCGGCGCACGGCACGGTCGTCCCGGACGACTTCGTGGCGGTGGCCGAGCACACCGGCCAGCTCGGCCGGCTCACCGAGTTCGTGCTCCGGGAGAGCCTGCGGCGCAGCCGCGACTGGAGCCACGGCGGGCAGGCCCTCGCCATCTCGGTGAACCTCGCCGCCCGGACGCTCACCGACCAGCACTTCCCGGCACTGGTACGGGACCTGCTCGACGAGTACGGCGTACCGCCGCAGCGGCTCACCCTGGAGATCACCGAGGCCGGTGTGCTCGACGGCACCGAACGTCCCATTCCGACCCTGAAGCGCCTCCGCGACCTGGGTGTCCGCCTCTCGGTCGACGACTTCGGCACCGGCAACTCGTCCCTGGCCCAGCTCCGCCGGCTGCCCGTGCACGAGGTCAAGGTCGACAGGTCGTTTGTGCAGGGGATGGCCACCGATCCGGGCGACCTGGCCATCGTCAACGCCGTGGTGACCCTGTCGCAGCAGTTCGGCCTGGCCGTGGTGGCCGAGGGCGTGGAGAGCGAGCTGACCCTGGAGCTGCTCCAGGACATCGGCTGCGAGATCGGCCAGGGCTTCCTGTTCAGCCGGCCCCTGCCGTACGAGCGTTTGGAGGCCTGGTTCGGTGCCCAG